Within Deinococcus actinosclerus, the genomic segment GCACGCCCTCCTGGAGCGGCTGGCCCTTCACGCCGGTGAGGGCGCTGAAGGCCACGCCCACGTACCCGGCCGGCACCACCTTGACGCTCTGGGCGACCAGCACCCCCGCGATCAGCAGCCCCCCGAGGAGCAGCGCGGCGCGGCGGTTCGGGCGGACGGTCAGCTTCGGCGTGGCGCGGCTCTTCTGATCAGTCATGCCTCCGGTACGTCCCTGGCTCTCACGCCGTTCCCATGTGTCCGTTCACGCTTCGGGGGTCTCGCCGTCCACGTAGACCCAGCGGCCATCCAGCTGCGTGAAGCGGCTGCGTTCGCGCAGGGCGTAGCGCTCGCCGTCCGGCAGGCGCAGCTGCGCGGTGAAGGTCACCTCGTTTCCCTGCGCCCCGTGAATCCGCAGGCCCAGGTACCGGGTCCCGTCGCGCAGGTCCAGCGTGGCCGGGCGGGTGTCCGGGTGCCAGGTGCGCTGCACGTAGGCGCTGTCCCCCAGCGCGTAGGCCGCGTACCGCGAGCGCATCAGGGCCTCCGGGGTGGCGGCCGCCTGACCGGCGTGCAGCGGGCCGCAGCAGTGCCCGTAACTGCGCCCGGAACCGCAGGGACACGACTTGAACGGTGGGTACGCGAGGGGCATGCGCGCAGGCTAGAGCATTTGGGCGCAGGCCGTGACCGGGAGGGGACAGGCCATAATGACGGCAATGAGTGCCACCGAAGTCATCACCTCCCTGCAGAACGCGCATGTCAAGCGGCTCGTGCGCCTGCGGGGCCGCCGCGAACGTGAACAGGACGGCGTGATCCTGATCGAGGGCGCCCGCGAGATCGCCCGGGCCGTCGCCAGCGGTCTCACCCTGAGCGCCGTGTACAGCGCTCCCGACCTGCACAGCCCGGAAGGGGAGAGTCTGGCCCCCACGCTGCGCGCGCCCACGCACCTGCTGTCCCGCGCGGCCTTCGAGAAGGTCAGCGGCCGCGAGAACCCCGACGGCCTGCTGGCCCTGGCGCCCACGCCCGGCGTGATCCTGCCCGAACCCGGCGAGCAGGCGGTCACCGTGCTGCTGCACGGTCTGGAAAAGCCCGGCAACGTGGGCGCGATCCTGCGCAGCGCCGACGCCGCCGGGGCCGACAGCGTGATCGTCCTGGGGCGCGGCGCCGACCCCTACGGCCCGAACGTGATCCGGTCCTCGCAGGGCAGCGTGTTCACCCTGCCGGTCGCCGTGATGACCGAGGACGAGGCGCAGGCGTGGCTGCGCGAGCGGCAGTTCACCACCTTCGCCTGCACCCCGGACGCCGAGCGCGCCTACTGGGACGCGCCGCTGACCGGCCGCG encodes:
- a CDS encoding YchJ family protein, with the protein product MPLAYPPFKSCPCGSGRSYGHCCGPLHAGQAAATPEALMRSRYAAYALGDSAYVQRTWHPDTRPATLDLRDGTRYLGLRIHGAQGNEVTFTAQLRLPDGERYALRERSRFTQLDGRWVYVDGETPEA
- a CDS encoding TrmH family RNA methyltransferase, giving the protein MSATEVITSLQNAHVKRLVRLRGRREREQDGVILIEGAREIARAVASGLTLSAVYSAPDLHSPEGESLAPTLRAPTHLLSRAAFEKVSGRENPDGLLALAPTPGVILPEPGEQAVTVLLHGLEKPGNVGAILRSADAAGADSVIVLGRGADPYGPNVIRSSQGSVFTLPVAVMTEDEAQAWLRERQFTTFACTPDAERAYWDAPLTGRVALLLGTEHEGLPEHWRRTDHSVSIPMSASRGADSLNVATAAALMLFECARQRRAGRSRGSGA